The DNA window GATCActggagctggggctgggcaTATATTTAACAGAAAGTGTACATAGTGGGAGGAGATTATGGACCAAGAGACTGGGATAGGCAGGCACGGGTAAGCATATATGGAGTACTGTGGCTCATCAGGGCCCTGCAAGTGCTTTGTGTAGGATCAGAGGGGAAGCTGAGGGAGAGGGAATAGCAGGAAGATAAATACTGTTGATTATATTCTCAGGAGagaggctcttcacatcaggaaatGTAAAGTGGTACAACTTTTTAGGTAAGTCTTACAGCAATCTATATCAAGAgtgttaatttaaaaagatactagGACATTATGTTAAGGAAATAAGTTGTCCATAAAATCTTCTGTTCAGGCTCCCACAGTATGGCCGGCGACATTAGCTAGCGCTCGCTCTACTCTCTCTAACGGGGAAACAGCGGACTACAAGAGACTGAGCTGTATCTGCCTCTATTTCCAACAGACTCACGTTCAACTTTCGCTCACCCACACAACAAAGCCGGGGAAATTTTattaatcctttttttaaaaaaagttaatataaaattatagcaaaaaaaaaaggaacctgaACTTTAGTAACACAGCTGGAACAAtccgcagcggcggcggcggcggcggcgggagaaGAGATTTAATTTAGTTGATTTTCTGTGGTTGTTGGTTGTTCGCTAGTCTCACGGTGATGGAAGCTGCACATTTTTTCGAAGGGACCGAGAAACTGCTGGAGGTTTGGTTCTCCAGGCAGCAACCCGACGCAAACCAAGGATCTGGGGATCTTCGCACCATCCCAAGTGTTTAAGAATtcgccttgcaatgcaaaggacaccggttcaatccctggcctgggaagatcccacatgccacagggcagctgagcccatgttccacaactactgaagcccactcaccgtagagcctgtgccccgcaaCAAGACAAGTCACCACAATCCGAGTGGGACATACTTTTGAAGGATGTGCAATGTTCAATCATAAGTGTGACAAAAACTGACAAGCAGGAAGCTTATGTACTCAGTGAGAGTAGCATGTTTGTCTCCAAGAGACGTTTCATTTTGAAGACATGTGGTACCACCCTCTTGCTGAAAGCACTGGTTCCCCTGTTGAAACTTGCTAGGGATTACAGTGGGTTTGACTCAATTCAAAGCTTCTTTTATTCTCGTAAGAATTTCATGAAGCCTTCTCACCAAGGGTACCCACACCGGAATTTCCAGGAAGAAATAGAGTTCCTTAATGCAATTTTCCCAAATGGAGCAGCATATTGTATGGGACGCATGAATTCTGACTGTTGGTACTTGTATACTTTGGATTTCCCAGAGAGTAGGGTAATCAATCAGCCAGATCAAACCCTGGAAATTCTGATGAGTGAGCTTGACCCAGCAGTTATGGACCAGTTCTACATGAAAGATGGTGTTACTGCAAAGGATGTCACTCGTGAGAGTGGAATTCGTGACCTGATACCAGGTTCTGTCATTGATGCCACAATGTTCAATCCTTGTGGGTATTCAATGAATGGGATGAAATCGGATGGAACTTATTGGACTATTCACATCACTCCAGAACCAGAATTTTCTTATGTTAGCTTTGAAACAAACTTAAGTCAGACCTCCTATGATGACCTGATCAGGAAAGTTGTGGAAGTCTTCAAGCCAGGAAAATTTGTGACCACCCTGTTTGTAAATCAGAGTTCTAAATGTCGCACAGTGCTTTCCTCACCCCAGAAGATTGAAGGTTTTAAACGTCTTGATTGCCAGAGCGCTTTGTTCAATGattacaattttgtttttaccAGTTTTGCTAagaagcagcaacaacagcagagttgattaagaaacatgaagaaaaaacgCAAAAAGAGAACACACATAGAAGAAGGTGGTGGCTGCTTTTTAGATATTGATACCAAGGGCCATGCTTTCCATAACCACCACCTCGTAGTTGCAGAAAGCCCTAGATGTAATGATAGTGTAATCATTTTGAATTGTATGCATTATTATATCAAGGAGTTAGATATCTTGCATGAATGCTCTCTTCTGTGTTTAGGTATCCTATGCCACTCTTGCTGTGAAATTGAAGTGCATGTAGAAAAAACCTTTTACTATACGAAACTTTACAACACTTGTGAAAACAATTCAATTTGGTTTACGCACAGTGTAATATTTCTCCAGGTGTCATCCAAAATTCCCCACAGACAAGGCTTTCGTCCTCATTAGGTGTTGGCCTCAGCCTAGCCATCTGGGACTGTTCTATTAATTGCTGCCAGGATTTTACATCCAGTTACCTCCAGTTTCTAGAACATATTCTCTACTAACGTTATTGAAACCAATTTCTACTTCATACAGATGTTTTTGCAACAGCAATTAAAGTTTTTCTTCCACGAGTGGAGTCCTCTAAGAAAACTATCCcttctgtgtatttatattttaacactGCTTCCTGTACTTGTATTACTTGGATTCCTACTGTTACCATGGTGTCTCCCCTCCCAACCACACCCCCTCAATAAAGCAATACACTGTTACACTGTGGGTTTTATACGAATCTATACCCCAGAGGGGGAAGGCGGGGGTAGACCCTaggcttaattttcttttaaggtCAATGGAATTTGACATTTTTCATTGCCATGCACTCTTTTGGAATAAACTATTGTTGATTAGCAAAGACGGCGTAGATTGGTACTAGGGAATATTGGTAGAACTGTATGGAAACTGTGCCATTTGGTGTCCCCCATTAAATGAAATGAgcttctcataaaaaaaaaaaaaaaaaaaaaaaaaaaaaaaaatcttctgttcAAGAATATTCACAATAGCTCACAcaaaaaagtgagagtgaaggGAAGAGCAGACAGCAGGACCTACGAGGAGCTGGGGATGGAACAGCCATTAAAGTGTCTGCTCTCTGGAAGCGTACATTTTGGTGCAGTTGGGTGTGAGTCAGAAGCTCTTgtacagaaaataaacaactcaaaaaatatatattatgacaGATGGAGGGAGGTGCTTTGAAGATTAATAAAGTGAGCTCAGGGCATTGCAAGAGACAGAAAATGgtgctatctattttacgtagAATAATTAGGAAAGGTAGGTTGATATTTGGGTGGGAACCTGAATAAAATGGGGGAGCATATCATACCAAAATCTGGCAGAGGCGTGAGGAGAGACATAAGTGAGGGAGGTTAAgaggtacagacttccagttgcaaaataaatgagtcatgggtatgaaatgtacagtgtggggaagaCAGTCagtaattatgtaatatctttgtatgtgacagatggtaactaggcTTATCATATTGAATCTTATGTAATGTATAGGAATATTGCATCACTTTGTTTTATACCAGGAACTAACAATgttataggtcaattatactttaacaaattcatagaaaaagttttcagatttgtggttaccagaggcaggtgATAGGGGGAAGGGGAATTGGATGAAGtcagtcaaaaggtacaagcttTCAGTTATAAGGTAAATAAATACCAGGGTTAAAATgtacaatatgataaatataattaacactactGTGCATTACATGTGAAAGCTAATCTTCTAAGAGTTTTcgtcaaaaggaaaaaatttgttttcctttaattttttatcaacatgagatgatgaatgttcactaaacttattgtgatcatCATTCTGtcatgtatgtaagtcaaatcattattctgtacaccttaaacttacacagtatgGTATgtcagaaatagaaacaaatgggCCAAATTTTGATAATTATTGACTCAGAATGTCAGCATTCAtgcatatgtttgaaattttccttaaCAAAAGCATACTCCTAAGTTTAAATAAAGTAAATCTCCTGTCTACAGTGGATATAAGTGGTACAAACTTAAAAAGAACGGACATGTTAAATTTGCATAACATATAGAATTCATATAGAATCCATAATCTACTGGGGGAAGAGATTGAAACCCTGGAAAAGCATAGAAAAGGTTTCCTTCTTGcccttttttaaaatagtgaggCAGACATTTTCCACAGCTATAAATAGGATAGGCAGTTTAAGACtttgaagaggaaaagggaaaacaaacctGGCAGAATTGCCTTCTAGGCAGAGGGCCAGTAGGTGTGGAGGACCTGAGGTTGTTATTAGGTGAGTTCTTGGACTGGTAAGGAGCACATTGTCCCTGAGGCAGGGAAAGTTGGGAGAGTAGGTGGTGTTAGAACCTTGTAAACCATGGTGAGGACTTAGGAATTGATTCTACATAAGATGCACACCTTTGTGGAGATTAATGTAGCTTGAGTTTAGAATGATTGTGTGATTGGAAAATAGACCTGTGAATGGAAAATAGACCAGGGAGTCAGTCAGGATTATGGAAGCTGGAGAACTAATAGGAGGCTACTGAAATAATCCAGACAGTATACAACTGGCTGGGATAGGGGTGAGAAGTGGCTGGCTGGGATAGGGGTGAGAAGTGGCTGATGTGGCCTGTGTGTTTAAATAGAGGCTAGAGGAATGGCTGTTGGATGGACATGAGATGTGCAAAAGAGAGGAATTGTAGGTGACCACAGGATTTTTGGTCTAAACATCAGTACAGAGCTGCTGTTGAGACTCAGAAGAAGAGGCAAGCAGACCTCATAGAGTATGAGTCATGCTGAGTTCAAATTTAAGACGTGTTGAACTTGAGTTGTTCTATGATATCAAAGTGAAATGTTGACTTGGCAGTAGGGCAGAAGAATCTGTAGTTCAGAGTAGAATTTGGGATGGATATTGGAGAAGTGGGTCATTAACTTGTGCAAAAACCAGAGGGTAGTAGCTAGAAGTCAAGTGGAGGCCTTCCAAGAGAGAGTGACTGCCTGTGCCCATTTTTGCTCAtgcacttgcctggaaaatcccatggatggaggagcctggtaggctgcagtccatggggtcgctaagagttgggcacgactgagcgacttcactttgacttttcactttcatgcattggagaaggaaatggcaacccactccagtgttcttgcctggaaaatcccagggatgaagcctggtgggctgccttctacgGGGttaacagagtcggacacgattgacgcgacttagcagcagcaccagtgtGTTTGGTGATTTTAACCAGTATGTTTCACAGGGGCTAGAATCCCCTGGTGAAAGTGGATTTGAGAAAGGGAGGAGTATTTATGGCTGaagaaaagtttttgttttaatatgagTTATTGTGATTCTTTGTGTGCTGATAGGAAAGTTCCAGTGGAAAGGGGGAAATTATTGATTCAGAAGGTGGTGGGGACAATTTCAGGAGTAAAGCCACTGAACTGGTGAAAGGGCTTAAGAATTAGTACACAGTGGAGGATTTGGCTTTAATGAGAGCATCGACAGTTCATGTGTCATTGTGGTTCCCAGCCCCAGATTCACATCAGAAACATATGGAATGCTGAAAACACACTGCTGCCTGGCTGCCCCTTAGACCAGTGAAGTTACAGGCTCCAAGCTAAGGCCCTGGCACTGGTGTTCTCTGAGAGCTCCCTGTTTGCCGCTTGGCACTTGGAAGAGGGGTGGGAGAATGACAGTGTATAGGGCTGGTGCAGGCAGTTTGATCAGCTTGGTGAAAAAAGCTTGGGGAAGGTCTCTCCGTTTTATTTTTTCGGTGAAGTGAGAAGCAACATTATCAGCTCAAAgcggggaagagaagggaagaatgTGATGGATGAAACTCTCACCTCCCTTAAATAAGGGGAATGGGGTACTATTTGTTCATTAGGGAAGCAGAGTGCACTCTGATTTGTTTTCTGGGCTGTTAGTAACTTAATTTAGTTTTCTGTGCATtaaattcacatatttatttaatgtattgtttttatGTGCTGCTTTTCTTCTAGAAATCTACATCTATATTGGAATTTTACCAAGAACTTGGATTGCCACcaaagcagaaaattaaaatgtttaacgTAACAGATAATGCTGTTATTAAGCCAGGTAATCTGAGAtcggggagaggagggaggtaaAAATACCCAAATATGTGATTTGTTTAATGTCAGCCCTTTCAATAAAGCTGATTTCACAATACAAAGtcccaaacatttatttttaaatataaaaccgTGTCTGATTTAATCACTAGGGACAAAcaggtctttttctcttttaagtggAAGGAACTGTAGAGAACTCTTTGTTTTCCATGAAAGAAGGAGGAacgcttttgtttttaatgtacagAGTGTTTCACATTTGGAAAAGCCTCTCCAAATAAGTaagtgaacttttaaaatgtgaagttcGCTGTTTGTAGGCTGGTATTTTATTAAGTGAGGAATAGATTCTCACTGCGatagaataagaaaatatagCCAGAAACAGAGAAGTGACTGACCATGGCACCTTGATGTAAAGATTCTTACTTAAAAATTCCAAAGTATTTTACCTATTCCATGGAATATCAAAAAGTCAAATTTGGCAATATGATTATATTGGTTCACATAGTTAATGGCattttgatgtctttgaactTTAGAAAAACTTCCTAATGTCTTGAACTTGAGTTCTTGAGAAGTAGACTGTAGAAGGATGTTTTaagatttgatattttaataccTGAACTGAATTTCTTGAGGTAGAATACAGTTGCAGTAGGCCTTGTTAATTGGGGTGATAGAGTCAACCTTGATAAAAGCTAGAATTGAAGGTATTTTTTTAAGAGCAAATTTTTCATCTTTGAGGTAAAGTAAATGGATTTAACTAGTATAAACATGAAGTCTGTGTTAACTTCTGCTATAGCTCAAACTGTATGATACTGGGGTTTTTATGTGGATGAAAAATGGCCAAATATCAATTCAGGTGATTCAGCCGTAGAAATTTGATCATTTTcaatctcttttttcttaattcaagGTTTTTCTCTGCCCATATAAATCTACATTGGGTCCTACTTAAAGGACCCTATCCTCTGAAACCCTGCAGCACTTTACTccttgttttaaaacaaatacaaattagcTTTTGATTATACTGTCTACTACATtggttccagttttttttttttttgaaatcttacTGAGTGATGTTAATGTTGGTTCCTATTTTTGGATAACTTATCtccaataggaaaaaaagaaaagccatgataTCCTACGTTTTTGAgtcattctcttatttttatttttcttattagaaatggaaaatatatcttaatatattgttattcacaagaaaaaaacaaagaatctcATGTATTTACCAGCAGGAACAGTATTGTCACAGGTTGCCTGTTTCAGCTAGTATCTGTGAAGGTACAAGCAAGTCAGTGGCTGTGGGCTGCTGACCACTCGAGCACCATGTGCCCCATACTTCAGCCCCTGTACTGTccattaaaatgcatttattgagCTATTTTATTGTTGATGTTTCTAATCATTAAAATGGCAGAAGAGACTATCCTGACATTTTGAAATCTGGTAGCTAGAAAGCTTCCTATCTAGTTTGTTTAATGAAATTGTTTCTGAGCTAACAAATTTCatattgattttttgttttattttcataaaggCACTCCTCTTTATGCTGCTCACTTTCGCCCAGGACAATATGTGGATGTCACAGCCAAAACGTAGGTCCACATAAcaggttttttccttttgttttccttgtatattaaaaaacagcagAGTGAGTGAAAGAAGTGCAGTCTTTCAAAGTCAGTGAATAAAAGATAAGTAATCATTATTCTCATTCATTATTCTAATCTTTAATGTAACTGATGGTACCAGTTTTTAAATTGCACTGAATTAGTTGTGCATGAAGAGTTTACGTTTTAAATTGAGATGTGTGCTTCTTCAGATGGGACTAAGAGAAAGGTTACATTACTCAAGTTCCTTGTGGGGTGGGCCCACATCTATTTGAAGACAAAAGGCTGCGTATATTCTATCGGTAAAAGATACAGGAAGCAGTTAAATTACAGATATCTTGTACTGTAGAGCATTTTTGGAACTGTGTTAAAATCCTATcagaaactggaagaagaaaacagaatcatACCTTAGGCCTCTTCAGTAGCATGACATCATCTTCTTGGCATTGGAAGGGACAAAATATTTTGTCATATGTAAAGAAGAGTTCAGATTTGGTAGAAATGAACACTTAATTGTCACTAACAGAAATGCTGACTTTGAATCATACTTTTAAGTTCAGCACTGACTAGATAACTTGCAGGAAACTTTAGAACTTGTagaagtagttttttaaaaatcagttgtgacaacctagaggagtggaatgGGAAGGGCAGGGGAGGCTCAAGTGGAAGTGAGTATATGTACACTTCGGCTAATTCAGATTGTGTGGCAGAAAccgacacaacattgtaaagcagttatcctccagttaaacatttttaaaaatcagttgatGTTATCTCACTATGGAATAAAGTCACCAAGCCCTTTTCAGTATCATTTCTTATAATCCATATGATCTAGGCTAAGCTTAACTCCAGATATCAGCTCCCATCCATTCTTTTGTTTGACTTGGCTTGTTTGATCTTAAGTTCCCctatagggattgaacccccaatCCATGGTAGTGAAAGCacctagtcctaaccactggactgccagggaattcccaagttcTCATTCACTCTTATTTCTTGTTCTGTTAACATTGAGGACAGTTTCACTGCTTtatgtgtctcagtttccttttgcCATTTGACAAGGTATGCAGCCTATGTTCTAGAAATATTCTGACTGAGAACcgtttgaaaatgaaaatagccTCGAGGTGCTCTGGGATAACCTTAGATCACAGTGACTGAACCAGAGCTGCTGCTTGTATCCACGGAAACCAGATAAATCTAGTGTCAGTTTCCTAAATGCAGTCAGATACTTCTTCGCTTCCTCATTATTATTGCCTACTTTCTAATATGGGCCATGGCACACAGGTCCTAGGGACCTTAGGTTTTGATTAGCTATTTAGAAATGGAGGGGGTTTGGCCTGGAGAGGAGAGTAAGGCTTTAAAGAGACTGAACcgtcctcctcttctcccttcctcctgatTGTTGTGAATTCATTCCTACTTGCTGGGGCCTCTGAAATTACTGGTCTTATGGTAACGTTTGTCCTGCGTGCCCTTGTGAAGaagtcaaaatattggagctatAAAGCTTTGGTTTGGGTAGATAGGGAGACATGTGTTATGAATCAgatggttttactttttaaattcctaaattattacatataataaaatacttcATGGTAATTTGTTAACTTACAGTTAATAATGTGTGCTTTCCACTACATATTTTGTAGGGTAAATGAGATATTCAAGAAGCCCCACCAAATCAGTTTCCTTTGTTAACAGATGCCTTGTGGCAGTGTTTGTGACTAGCTTGGATTGGAGCCTAGCCTTTTTAGTGTCTGTGTTCAGCAGATGCTTTTATTTCATATGTTGTTGTTGGGTTTCTTtgacgtctttttttttttttttttttaattttttaattgaaggaaaattgctttaccatgttgtgttggtttctgccatacagcaatgcaaatcagccaaagttatacatatattacttccctcttgaacctccctcccctccccccattcctTAACTTCTTAGaagctgtttttaaaacttcAGCCTTCTTGTGAGAGTGTGTTGGTTTTGTGTTTTAAGAGCATATATCTAGAAGACAAGAGTGTGTATAGCCATATGCATTTCAGCCTCAGGACTAAACAGCTGATGAGAACTGAGAGAGGAAATAGCCTTAGGCTTTAGAGTAGTTGACACACACCTGTGAAGGGGGACCTCCATTTGTTGTGTGGCTGCTGTACCACCTTCTGTTTGACTGTATAATGTGTGCACAGTACTCTAGTGTATGTACCTTTTGGGGgtattgctatgctaagtcacttcagtcgtttccgactctgtgcgaccccatagacggcagcccacaggctcccccgtccctgggattctccaggcaagaacactggagtgggttgccatttccttctccaatgcgtgaaagtaaaaagtgaaagtgaagtcactcagttgtgtccaactcttagcgacctcatggactgcagcctaccaggctcctccatccatgggattttccaggcaagagtactggagtggggtgccattgccttctccatttgggGTATTACCTGAGATCAAAATGAAACAGACTGATCTTTTGCTAAATGTTGCTGATAACTGTAGTTTTCATAGCTGGCATGTTATTATGGCCTCAGGGTGCTTGTAAGTGCTTTCAAATTTACAGAACTCTGTCCTCCTCATATGGAGACGTTTTGGATCTCTCCTGAGCAGGCTTGCATCTAAGCTACACACAGTCCTGGTGGCAGCTGTCACTGCCATTGACTTTCcccatatgtgtgtgtacctgtgtacATGCACGCAAACATGAAtctgcttgcttttctttctcctctttaaattcttttatCTCCTTTCCATGATGCTTCTCACTTTTTGAACAGTTCCCCCAGCTTGGAGTTTTAGTCC is part of the Bos indicus x Bos taurus breed Angus x Brahman F1 hybrid chromosome 1, Bos_hybrid_MaternalHap_v2.0, whole genome shotgun sequence genome and encodes:
- the LOC113895220 gene encoding S-adenosylmethionine decarboxylase proenzyme-like isoform X1, whose amino-acid sequence is MFVSKRRFILKTCGTTLLLKALVPLLKLARDYSGFDSIQSFFYSRKNFMKPSHQGYPHRNFQEEIEFLNAIFPNGAAYCMGRMNSDCWYLYTLDFPESRVINQPDQTLEILMSELDPAVMDQFYMKDGVTAKDVTRESGIRDLIPGSVIDATMFNPCGYSMNGMKSDGTYWTIHITPEPEFSYVSFETNLSQTSYDDLIRKVVEVFKPGKFVTTLFVNQSSKCRTVLSSPQKIEGFKRLDCQSALFNDYNFVFTSFAKKQQQQQS
- the LOC113895220 gene encoding S-adenosylmethionine decarboxylase proenzyme-like isoform X2 — encoded protein: MEAAHFFEGTEKLLEVWFSRQQPDANQGSGDLRTIPSSPQSEWDILLKDVQCSIISVTKTDKQEAYVLSESSMFVSKRRFILKTCGTTLLLKALVPLLKLARDYSGFDSIQSFFYSRKNFMKPSHQGYPHRNFQEEIEFLNAIFPNGAAYCMGRMNSDCWYLYTLDFPESRVINQPDQTLEILMSELDPAVMDQFYMKDGVTAKDVTRESGIRDLIPGSVIDATMFNPCGYSMNGMKSDGTYWTIHITPEPEFSYVSFETNLSQTSYDDLIRKVVEVFKPGKFVTTLFVNQSSKCRTVLSSPQKIEGFKRLDCQSALFNDYNFVFTSFAKKQQQQQS